One Prolixibacteraceae bacterium DNA segment encodes these proteins:
- a CDS encoding OmpA family protein produces MAQPAEVERYVKKGKIDKAIAITEKYCSDEKNLTDTERAICQYKLALYHQYLHHDQEYEKHLKEAVSISPDYWEYTKAYGDQLYQKRAYHEALELFRDFYKRTHSDTSKRWIEYTQIILQEIERTKDKIDIFNYSELNTPQSEIAPQFVQNHILFASNKDETDLRNMEYMVDIMPVYHTFLIDNKTDEIKRSNINVRNKYHCIPNHYAQETLWFTKTSLNREKEFIKRTKKRRLSIYKVTKNDEGRFINPTEVILPKFENRSIGNPTLNSTQDILVFVSEQKDDPNMSDLYISKKRDGKWGVPIIFGKNINTNMNESFPHIISDSLLVFSSNGRCSFGGYDLYYTHLIKPDKIGVHHFPLHINSSYDDIGMDYIREYKKGVISSNRPGGKGQDDIYRFNANLFDYFVYHILIREKGTDKPIKDCHLLYIDKDSTIISRDKKGQVDLRNIEKREIQLRVHAEGYLDTTVNAKEVNLLHGDIYNRIYLKRKKREETYQAEQVYFGFDSTLLQQKEVRNLQKIAKTLRESPNKTAYISGHTDSCGSKRYNITLSERRAMMVEKFLLNHGVSRSQLIMKYFGEDIPNRKKVKMKKDTKNRRVEIYIATNLDSRLPQYVQDDKIFSTYQKHFIEATNHKFKWRKNSTKENIYFRFNSIRLGTKDKEKLDLLIRYLKAHPMVKVKVEGHTDIKGSEAYNEELSVNRAKVVGTYLQRVLTNPITIKGYGERSPSIESACSSTPYLKDQYNRRVIIRF; encoded by the coding sequence GTGGCACAGCCTGCCGAAGTGGAGAGGTATGTAAAAAAAGGAAAGATAGATAAAGCTATTGCAATAACAGAGAAGTATTGTTCAGATGAAAAGAACTTAACAGATACAGAGAGAGCAATTTGTCAATACAAGTTGGCCCTATATCATCAGTATCTTCATCATGACCAAGAGTATGAAAAGCATCTAAAAGAAGCTGTCTCCATCAGTCCTGACTATTGGGAGTATACGAAAGCGTATGGAGATCAATTATATCAAAAAAGAGCATATCATGAGGCATTAGAACTTTTTAGAGATTTCTATAAAAGGACACACTCTGACACTTCAAAGAGGTGGATTGAATACACTCAAATAATACTCCAAGAGATCGAAAGAACAAAAGATAAGATTGATATTTTCAATTATTCAGAATTGAATACGCCACAATCAGAAATTGCACCACAATTCGTTCAGAATCATATTTTGTTTGCAAGTAATAAAGATGAAACAGACCTTCGAAATATGGAGTATATGGTTGATATCATGCCAGTATACCATACTTTTTTGATAGATAATAAAACCGATGAGATTAAACGTAGTAATATTAATGTCCGCAATAAATATCATTGTATTCCAAATCACTATGCACAAGAGACATTATGGTTTACTAAAACGAGTCTCAATAGAGAGAAAGAGTTCATAAAAAGGACCAAGAAGCGGAGATTATCGATCTATAAGGTTACCAAGAATGATGAAGGGAGGTTTATAAACCCAACAGAGGTTATACTTCCTAAATTTGAAAATAGATCCATAGGCAATCCTACATTAAATTCCACGCAAGATATTCTTGTATTTGTCTCGGAACAGAAAGACGATCCCAATATGTCGGACCTATATATATCAAAAAAGAGGGATGGGAAATGGGGAGTGCCGATCATTTTTGGGAAAAACATCAACACCAATATGAACGAATCCTTCCCCCATATTATTTCTGATAGTTTATTGGTGTTTAGCTCCAATGGTCGATGTAGTTTTGGTGGATATGATCTTTACTATACCCATTTAATAAAACCAGATAAAATCGGAGTACACCACTTTCCTCTACACATCAATAGCTCCTATGATGATATAGGGATGGATTATATAAGAGAATACAAAAAAGGGGTTATTAGCAGTAATCGACCAGGTGGAAAAGGGCAAGACGACATCTATCGCTTCAATGCAAATCTATTTGACTATTTCGTATATCACATTTTGATTAGAGAAAAAGGAACAGACAAACCGATAAAAGACTGTCATCTGCTTTATATAGATAAGGATTCAACCATTATATCAAGAGACAAAAAAGGGCAGGTTGACTTAAGAAATATTGAAAAGAGAGAGATACAATTAAGAGTCCATGCAGAAGGCTATTTAGATACGACAGTGAATGCCAAAGAGGTCAATCTTCTACATGGAGATATTTACAATAGAATCTATCTAAAAAGGAAAAAGAGAGAGGAGACTTATCAAGCAGAGCAGGTATATTTTGGTTTTGACTCTACCCTATTGCAACAAAAGGAGGTTAGAAACCTACAAAAAATTGCAAAGACATTAAGAGAGAGCCCAAATAAAACAGCATATATCTCAGGACACACAGATAGTTGTGGAAGTAAAAGATATAATATCACACTATCAGAAAGAAGAGCTATGATGGTAGAGAAATTTCTTCTTAACCATGGAGTATCAAGGTCTCAACTTATCATGAAGTACTTCGGGGAAGATATTCCCAATAGAAAAAAGGTGAAGATGAAGAAGGATACTAAAAACCGCAGGGTAGAGATATACATTGCAACGAATTTGGATAGTCGTCTACCGCAATATGTCCAAGATGATAAAATATTCTCCACATATCAAAAACACTTTATAGAAGCTACAAATCATAAGTTTAAATGGAGAAAGAATTCTACAAAAGAAAATATCTATTTTCGTTTTAATAGTATACGATTGGGGACAAAAGATAAGGAAAAGTTAGACTTATTAATTAGATACTTAAAAGCACATCCAATGGTTAAGGTAAAAGTAGAAGGACACACTGATATCAAAGGTAGTGAAGCATATAACGAGGAACTGTCGGTTAATAGAGCAAAAGTTGTTGGGACCTACCTTCAGCGAGTTTTAACAAATCCAATCACAATAAAAGGATATGGAGAGCGTTCACCCTCAATTGAATCAGCTTGTAGTTCTACCCCATACTTAAAGGACCAGTACAATAGAAGGGTAATCATTCGCTTTTAA
- a CDS encoding metallophosphoesterase: MKRRDFITKTLCSGLALSLSSCRSNSPQGTCTFGLVTDVHYADRDPKLEWNRYYRNAFDKFKIAIDYFNTHNPNFAICLGDIKDQKKQPTLDSTLSFLEKIENVFSLFRGNRYHALGNHDLDSISKTQFLDRVTNTGIDKNQSYYSFDVNNIHFIVLDSCFRQDGVPYDSGNFQWFDASIPSEELLWLEKDLNQTRYPSIVFVHHPLDDFNLPDKRISISNAGDVRSILEKNDKVKAVFQGHHHDGNYCLHNNIHYYTMKSVVDGPIENNYALVSVDMEQSKISIQGKGDTDSVDFALI; this comes from the coding sequence ATGAAAAGAAGAGATTTTATTACAAAAACATTATGCTCTGGACTTGCACTCTCATTAAGTAGTTGCAGGTCTAACTCACCTCAAGGAACCTGTACCTTTGGTCTAGTTACCGATGTGCATTATGCAGATCGTGATCCTAAACTTGAATGGAATCGTTATTATAGAAATGCTTTTGATAAGTTTAAAATAGCGATTGACTATTTTAATACTCATAACCCAAACTTTGCGATATGTCTTGGGGATATTAAAGATCAAAAAAAACAACCAACGTTAGATTCAACACTTAGTTTTTTAGAGAAAATTGAGAATGTCTTCTCTCTCTTTCGTGGAAATAGATATCATGCACTTGGTAATCATGACCTTGATAGTATTTCTAAAACTCAATTTCTTGATCGGGTTACCAATACTGGAATCGACAAAAACCAAAGTTATTACTCTTTTGATGTAAACAATATTCACTTTATCGTTTTAGATTCTTGTTTTAGACAAGATGGGGTGCCATATGATTCAGGAAATTTCCAATGGTTCGACGCTTCTATACCTTCAGAGGAGTTACTTTGGCTAGAGAAAGATTTGAATCAAACTAGATATCCTTCCATCGTCTTTGTTCATCACCCTCTAGACGATTTTAATCTTCCTGACAAGAGAATATCTATTTCTAATGCGGGGGATGTAAGATCTATACTTGAGAAAAATGATAAAGTGAAAGCCGTTTTTCAGGGACATCATCATGATGGAAATTATTGTCTTCATAACAATATTCATTATTATACAATGAAGTCGGTAGTAGATGGTCCAATAGAAAATAATTATGCTTTAGTCTCTGTGGATATGGAACAATCGAAAATATCTATCCAAGGAAAAGGCGATACAGATTCTGTTGACTTTGCCCTGATTTAG
- a CDS encoding DUF2807 domain-containing protein, with amino-acid sequence MNRVANVLCFFMILVFSLPMSSYAYDSQRGEKGNGSITRVTKNIKNFSRLQVSNAINVNVREGEKYDVVVETDENLQDNIAVELNGDKLSIYVRKSIRNVTKMDVFITMPKLEGASTSSCGSIKGFGTFSCDALYVKASSAGDIDLNIIAKRVDAKVSSAGNIDIKGTTNELYVSSSSGGDFDSKDLKSLVAKVRASSGARIRLNVKNAFIGQASSGANIRYSGNPENVDVSTSSAGDIKHVR; translated from the coding sequence ATGAATAGAGTAGCTAATGTTCTGTGTTTTTTCATGATCCTTGTTTTTTCTTTACCAATGAGTAGCTATGCTTATGATAGCCAAAGAGGAGAGAAAGGCAATGGTTCTATTACTAGAGTTACTAAAAACATTAAAAACTTCTCTAGATTACAAGTATCTAATGCAATTAATGTGAATGTGAGAGAAGGAGAGAAGTACGATGTTGTGGTGGAGACCGATGAAAACCTTCAGGATAATATAGCCGTTGAGTTGAATGGAGACAAATTGTCTATTTATGTGAGAAAGTCTATTCGTAATGTCACGAAGATGGATGTGTTTATTACAATGCCTAAATTAGAGGGAGCTTCTACTTCAAGTTGTGGATCAATTAAAGGGTTTGGCACCTTCTCTTGCGATGCACTTTATGTAAAAGCATCCTCCGCTGGAGATATTGATTTAAATATTATAGCAAAGAGAGTAGATGCAAAGGTTAGTAGTGCTGGGAATATTGATATAAAAGGAACAACCAATGAATTATATGTCTCATCCTCTTCTGGTGGCGATTTTGACTCTAAAGATTTAAAATCACTAGTTGCAAAAGTTAGAGCTTCTTCGGGTGCGCGAATTCGCCTTAATGTGAAGAACGCTTTTATTGGACAGGCCTCTTCGGGTGCGAATATCAGATATTCTGGAAATCCTGAGAATGTGGATGTTTCTACCTCTTCTGCTGGAGATATCAAACATGTAAGATAG